The Vicia villosa cultivar HV-30 ecotype Madison, WI linkage group LG1, Vvil1.0, whole genome shotgun sequence genome includes a region encoding these proteins:
- the LOC131655453 gene encoding cell number regulator 7-like: MNIFGRSAPPPKWSAQFCGCGENPTTCLITCCLPCITFGQIAEVVDEGRSSCAVQGCVYGLLMTTTCHWLYSCLYREKLRAKFGLPAEPCCDCCVHFCCDACALCQEHAELKARGLDPSKGWIGPPHAPPPHMPPTMFR, from the exons ATGAACATCTTTGGTCGTTCTGCCCCACCACCTAAATGGTCAGCTCAATTCTGTGGCTGCGGAGAAAACCCTACAACAT GTTTGATAACTTGCTGTTTACCATGCATCACCTTTGGCCAAATTGCAGAAGTTGTCGACGAAGGGCGTAGCT CTTGTGCTGTGCAAGGATGTGTGTACGGGTTACTGATGACCACTACATGTCACTGGCTGTATTCATGCCTTTACAGAGAGAAACTGAGAGCAAAGTTTGGTTTACCAGCTGAACCTTGTTGCGATTGTTGCGTTCATTTCTGTTGTGATGCATGTGCGTTGTGTCAAGAACATGCTGAACTTAAAGCAAGAGGTTTGGACCCTTCCAAAGGTTGGATTGGACCGCCGCATGCTCCTCCGCCTCACATGCCTCCTACCATGTTTCGCTGA